Part of the Etheostoma spectabile isolate EspeVRDwgs_2016 unplaced genomic scaffold, UIUC_Espe_1.0 scaffold00009835, whole genome shotgun sequence genome is shown below.
ATGACATCAGAGAGAGACTGGACTCATGATGACATCAGAGAGTAGAACTGGACTCATGATGACATCAGAGAGTAGAACTGGACTCATCACCACATCCAGGATCTGCAGACTGATCAACAGTTATCAGAGAGGAGAATGGAGCCCAGTGTTTttatgttggggggggggggtaatataTGGAGTTtagcttttatgttttaaatgcctgtgtgtgtgtgtgtgtgtgtgtgtgtgtgtgtgtgtgtgtgtgtgtgtgtgtgtggtatgtatagtgtgtgtggtgtgtgtgtgtgtgtgtgtgtgcgtgtggtatgtatagtgtgtgtatgtgtgtgtgtgtgtgtgtgtgtgtgtgtgtgcgtgtggtatgtataatgtgtgtatgtgtgtgtgtgtgtgtgtgtgtgtgtgtgtgtgtgtgtgcgtgtggtatgtatgtgtgtgtatgtgtgtgtggtgtgttgtgtgtgtgtgtgtgtgtgtgtgtggtgatatCTGTCTCCCTGCTGATAATCAGTAACATCTGCTGGTTTTTATCGATAAGCGGGAAATTCTGCAGAAAgttttgaccccccccccccccaagcatCACGTGATCTGTGAGTGATCAGGTTGATATCTGTAATCATCCGTGTGTGTGCtatgtatagtatgtgtgtgtgtgtgtgtctgtgtgtgagtgtatgtatagtgtgtgtgtgtgggggggtacataagtgtgtgtgcgtgtgtatctatagtttgcgtgtgtgcgtgtgtgcgtatgtgtattttgtgtgtatgtgtgttatgtatagtgtgtgtgtgtgtgtgtctgtgtgtggtacgtatagtgtgtgtgtatgtgtgtgtgtggtatttatAGTGTGCGTGGTATGTatagagtgtgtgtctgtctgtctgtctgtgtggtgtgtgtgtgtgtgtgtggtggtgtgtgtgtggtgtgtgtgtgtgtgtgtgtgtgtgtgtgtgtgtgtgtgtgtgtgtgtgtgtgttttgtatagtgtgtgtggctgtgatcATGTGACGTGTGAGGAGAGTCTCCTACACTCGGCTGTATGATGACATCACTACAACCAcatcatttaaaagaaaagacccCCAGAGActgtagaggggggggggggggtaactcatgtgggggggggggtgtccgtGCATTAAATATTCCTCCTTTCATACATGATCAGATTAATGTAATCATATCTGGATCTGGATCTGACTTTTAACTAAACATCTAAGGAGGAACGAGCTGAGAACAGGGGACTTGAAAATCCCCTTGTTTACCTTCTGGTTTCTCCTCAGGACTCCAGGCTGAAGGAGGACTCACCtcaacaggtacacacacacagggaagacCCAGAACCAGCTGCTTTAATTAAACTAACTCATGCTGATGAGTCTGGTTTCTGTTCAGAGTCTGTcaggttggtgggggggggcagtcgCTGTGCAGGGACCCTGGAGGTGAAACATAACGGAGAATGGAGACCTGTGGATAACTATCTCTTTGGCTGGACCCTGAAGACATCAGCTGCTGCCTGCAGAGAGTTAGACTGTGGCTCTGCTGTTTCTGTAGTGAGAGAAGAGTCCTCAGacagatctgtgtggaggatCAGGTCTGACTGTGTTGAGTCTGGATCTGGTCTGAGGGAGTGTGCAGAACCAGGTTCCTCTTCCTTCATCCTTGATCTCACCTGCTCAGGTAAGCCGTCCCCGTGGTGGGAGAACTTACAGCTGTAATATTGTAACGTTAAATAAAGTCAGCAAACAGCAGTTAGTAGTTCTCTGTTCtgttgaaagtgtaaatgatgaaatattattaatattattaatattatatgaATGAATAATCTGTCTTTTGatccttttggagatttttcatcttttctttcttcttcatgacattaatacacattttaccctggggggggggcacacttTACAACCCCACtgtacacacactacaacacatatacacactacaacacatatacacactacaacacatatacacactacaacacatatacacactacaacacatatacacactacaacacatatacacactacaacacatatacacactacaacacatatacacactacaacacatatacacacactacaacacatatacacactacaacacatatacacactacaacacatataacactacaacacatatacacactacaacacaaatcacactacaacacataacacactacaacacatataaacactacaacacatatacacactacaaacatatatacactacaacacatatacacacactacaacacatatacacacactacaacacaaatacacactacaaacatatacacactacaacacatatacacacactacacacacaatacacactacaacactatacacactacaacacatatacacactaaacaatatacacactacaacacatatacacactacaacacatatacacactacaacacatatacacactacaacacatatacacactacaacacaaatacacactacaacacatatacacactacaacacatatacacactacacacatatacacactacacacatatacacacactacaacacatatacacacactacaaacaaatacacactacaacacatatacacactacaacacatatcacactacaa
Proteins encoded:
- the LOC116679207 gene encoding CD5 antigen-like → MIRAESRQTGRRTQRDHVHLDMDHLDMDHLDMDHLLLLLLLWSSGLQAEGGLTSTESVRLVGGGSRCAGTLEVKHNGEWRPVDNYLFGWTLKTSAAACRELDCGSAVSVVREESSDRSVWRIRSDCVESGSGLRECAEPGSSSFILDLTCSDSVRLVDGDQSVLRQTGGED